A portion of the Blautia hansenii DSM 20583 genome contains these proteins:
- a CDS encoding cytochrome c biogenesis protein CcdA: MGFSLDVSVPVLTVFLQGLLSFFSPCVLPLIPLYISYLSGGTQTVGKDGKIYFKRRKVMLNTLCFVIGISFAFFLLGLGVSAIGTFFQSNQLLFARIGGILVVLFGLYQLGVLGTSRILGQERRLPFKLDVLAMSPITALIMGFTFSFAWTPCVGPALTSVLLMAASASTKLWGFLLIGVYTIGFVLPFLAVGLFTTKLLEFFKAHVKVVRYTAKIGGVLMIFMGILMFTGKMNAVTGYLSSGAPVTVEEQKENEETADAEEKQETESGLTPAIDFILTDQYGNTHKLSDYKGKTVFLNFWATWCSPCRAEMPDIQKLYESAETEGEDALVVLGVAAPNLGNEKSEEEIKAFLEENGYTYPVLMDTTGEVFMSYGVNAFPTTFMITREGEVFGYASGQLNEATMKSIVEQTMSGKRE, translated from the coding sequence ATGGGATTTTCATTGGACGTAAGTGTTCCGGTGTTGACTGTGTTTTTGCAGGGACTATTGAGTTTTTTCTCACCTTGTGTACTGCCGCTGATACCTTTGTATATCAGCTATTTGTCAGGAGGAACACAGACAGTAGGAAAAGATGGAAAAATATATTTTAAAAGACGTAAAGTAATGCTGAATACGCTTTGCTTTGTAATCGGAATTAGTTTTGCTTTTTTCCTGCTAGGATTGGGCGTATCGGCAATTGGAACCTTCTTTCAAAGTAATCAGCTTTTATTTGCCAGAATTGGCGGTATACTGGTAGTCCTTTTTGGGCTGTATCAGCTGGGAGTTTTGGGAACCAGCCGCATTTTGGGGCAGGAAAGACGTTTGCCTTTTAAATTAGATGTTCTTGCCATGTCACCGATTACAGCGTTAATTATGGGATTTACCTTTAGCTTTGCATGGACGCCTTGTGTAGGACCTGCTCTTACCAGTGTACTGCTTATGGCAGCGTCAGCCAGCACAAAGCTATGGGGATTTTTGCTTATCGGTGTATATACGATTGGATTTGTGCTGCCTTTTTTAGCTGTGGGACTCTTTACCACAAAGCTGCTTGAATTCTTTAAAGCTCATGTAAAGGTTGTAAGATATACGGCGAAAATCGGCGGAGTTTTAATGATTTTTATGGGAATTTTGATGTTTACAGGAAAGATGAATGCAGTGACCGGATATTTATCCAGCGGTGCACCTGTAACAGTTGAAGAACAAAAAGAAAATGAAGAAACAGCTGACGCAGAAGAAAAGCAGGAAACGGAAAGCGGATTGACGCCGGCGATTGATTTTATTTTAACAGACCAATACGGAAATACACATAAGCTGTCTGATTATAAAGGGAAAACGGTCTTTTTGAACTTCTGGGCGACTTGGTGTTCTCCTTGCAGGGCAGAGATGCCGGATATTCAAAAGCTGTATGAGTCTGCGGAAACGGAAGGCGAGGATGCTTTAGTTGTCTTAGGTGTTGCAGCGCCTAATCTGGGGAACGAGAAGTCCGAAGAAGAAATTAAAGCGTTTCTTGAGGAAAACGGATACACGTATCCTGTGCTTATGGATACCACAGGCGAAGTGTTTATGTCTTATGGTGTGAATGCCTTTCCGACTACTTTTATGATTACAAGAGAAGGCGAAGTATTCGGATATGCCAGCGGACAGTTAAATGAAGCAACTATGAAAAGCATTGTAGAGCAGACCATGTCCGGAAAGAGAGAATAG
- a CDS encoding thiazole synthase: METRKDTWKLGNHEFQSRFILGSGKYSLELIQAAVEQAKAEIVTMALRRANEGGLANILDYIPKNVTLLPNTSGARNAEEAVRIARLSREICQSEFVKIEIMRDSKYLLPDNYETAKATEILAKEGFIVMPYMYPDLNAARDMVSAGAACIMPLGAPIGSNKGLCTKEFIQILIDEIELPIIVDAGIGRPSQACEAMEMGATAIMANTAIATAGDVPLMAEAFKNAVEAGRSAYLSGLGRVKEKGGSASSPLTGYLED; encoded by the coding sequence ATGGAAACAAGAAAAGATACATGGAAATTAGGAAATCACGAATTTCAATCACGATTTATTTTGGGCTCAGGGAAGTATTCTCTGGAATTAATTCAGGCAGCGGTGGAGCAGGCAAAAGCAGAGATTGTTACCATGGCGCTTCGCCGTGCAAATGAGGGAGGACTTGCCAATATTTTAGATTATATTCCAAAGAATGTAACGCTTTTGCCCAATACATCAGGGGCACGAAATGCAGAGGAAGCTGTTCGTATTGCCCGTCTTTCCAGAGAAATCTGTCAAAGCGAATTTGTGAAAATCGAGATTATGAGAGATAGCAAATATCTGCTTCCTGACAATTATGAAACAGCAAAAGCAACAGAAATTCTGGCTAAGGAAGGGTTCATTGTAATGCCTTATATGTATCCTGATTTAAACGCAGCCAGAGATATGGTGAGTGCAGGAGCTGCCTGCATTATGCCTCTTGGAGCACCTATCGGCTCTAATAAAGGGCTGTGTACCAAAGAATTTATTCAGATTTTAATTGACGAAATTGAACTTCCGATTATTGTCGATGCAGGCATCGGAAGACCTTCTCAGGCATGTGAAGCAATGGAAATGGGAGCAACAGCAATTATGGCAAATACAGCCATTGCAACAGCCGGAGACGTTCCTCTTATGGCAGAGGCATTTAAAAATGCAGTGGAAGCAGGACGAAGTGCGTACTTGTCAGGACTTGGCAGAGTAAAAGAAAAAGGCGGCAGTGCATCTTCACCGCTTACTGGATATTTAGAAGATTAG
- the thiH gene encoding 2-iminoacetate synthase ThiH — MSTENHINESILSDEIKEHQKKNRIDHMKYMPDMEVLESDILDKVLNYVENYNYETYTEADVKRALSHERKTPEDFAALLSPAALPLLEEIAQCAKVEKERYFGNSVAMFTPLYIANYCENYCIYCGFNCHNKIKRAQLNTEEIEQEMAAIAKSGLQEILILTGESRSKSTVEYIGEACKIARKYFRVIGLEIYPVNADEYAYLHKCGADYVTVFQETYNSDKYETLHLAGHKRIFPYRFYAQERALKGGMRGVGFGALLGLDDFRKDAFATGMHGWLLQKKYPHGEIAFSCPRLRPIINNDKINPMDVHEKQLLQVVCAYRLFMPFASITVSTRECERVRDNLMKIAANKISAGVSTGIGEHVEEMADKGDEQFEISDTRSVEQVYEDLEKLNLQPVMADYVYV; from the coding sequence ATGAGTACGGAAAATCATATAAATGAAAGCATTTTAAGTGATGAAATCAAGGAGCATCAGAAGAAAAACAGGATTGACCACATGAAGTATATGCCGGATATGGAGGTGTTGGAGTCTGATATTTTAGATAAGGTTTTAAATTATGTAGAGAATTACAATTATGAAACTTATACAGAAGCAGATGTAAAGAGAGCATTGTCTCACGAAAGAAAAACACCGGAGGATTTTGCAGCGCTATTGTCACCGGCGGCACTGCCTTTGCTGGAAGAAATTGCTCAGTGTGCGAAGGTGGAAAAGGAAAGATATTTTGGTAATTCCGTGGCTATGTTTACCCCTCTTTATATCGCAAATTACTGTGAAAATTACTGTATATACTGCGGATTTAACTGCCATAATAAGATAAAAAGAGCACAGTTAAATACGGAGGAAATTGAGCAGGAAATGGCTGCGATTGCCAAAAGCGGTTTGCAGGAAATTTTAATTCTGACAGGAGAAAGCAGGAGTAAATCCACCGTAGAATACATAGGAGAAGCATGTAAAATTGCCAGAAAATATTTCCGAGTGATTGGTCTTGAAATCTATCCTGTAAACGCAGATGAGTATGCTTATCTGCATAAGTGCGGAGCTGATTATGTGACTGTTTTTCAGGAGACCTATAACTCTGATAAATACGAAACACTTCATCTTGCAGGGCATAAAAGGATATTCCCTTATCGTTTTTACGCTCAGGAAAGAGCTTTGAAGGGCGGCATGAGAGGTGTGGGCTTTGGGGCGCTTTTAGGGCTGGACGACTTTAGAAAAGATGCCTTTGCCACAGGAATGCACGGATGGCTTTTGCAGAAAAAATATCCTCATGGAGAAATCGCTTTTTCCTGCCCCAGACTGCGTCCGATTATCAACAATGATAAAATTAATCCTATGGACGTTCATGAAAAACAGCTTTTACAGGTGGTATGTGCATATCGTTTGTTTATGCCTTTTGCAAGTATTACCGTGTCTACAAGGGAATGTGAACGTGTAAGAGATAACTTGATGAAGATTGCAGCCAATAAGATTTCTGCCGGCGTCAGCACAGGAATTGGAGAGCATGTAGAAGAAATGGCAGATAAGGGTGACGAGCAATTTGAGATTTCCGATACTCGTTCTGTGGAGCAGGTATATGAGGATTTGGAAAAATTGAATTTGCAGCCGGTTATGGCGGATTATGTGTATGTGTAG
- the thiF gene encoding sulfur carrier protein ThiS adenylyltransferase ThiF — translation MEEREIWEALCSRHSTAVQEKLWRAQVAVAGLGGLGSNIAVSLARIGVGHLHLLDFDEVDLTNLNRQYYFLRHIGMKKTEALKEILLDINPYLDIQTDCRKVKGEDIPRLFQKDKYICEAFDRAEQKAMLVNGIREYFPDKVLVAGNGMAGYGKSNEIQTRKVGKNFYICGDGVSQSVPGRGLMAPRVALCAAHQANLITKLIIESEDI, via the coding sequence GTGGAAGAAAGAGAAATCTGGGAAGCTCTTTGCAGCCGTCATTCAACTGCTGTGCAGGAAAAATTATGGAGAGCACAGGTTGCGGTGGCAGGACTTGGGGGATTAGGCTCTAATATAGCCGTATCTCTTGCCAGAATTGGTGTTGGACATCTGCATCTGCTGGATTTTGATGAGGTGGATTTGACGAATTTAAACCGACAGTATTATTTTCTCAGACATATTGGTATGAAAAAAACAGAGGCTTTGAAAGAAATTTTGCTGGATATTAATCCGTATTTGGACATTCAGACAGATTGCAGAAAAGTAAAAGGGGAGGATATTCCTCGGCTATTTCAGAAAGATAAATATATTTGTGAAGCTTTCGACCGCGCAGAACAGAAAGCAATGCTAGTAAACGGAATTCGGGAATATTTTCCCGATAAAGTGCTGGTGGCAGGCAACGGCATGGCAGGATATGGAAAAAGTAATGAGATACAGACACGCAAGGTGGGAAAAAACTTTTATATTTGTGGAGACGGAGTTTCCCAGTCCGTGCCGGGTAGGGGGCTTATGGCGCCTCGTGTTGCTCTTTGTGCAGCACATCAGGCAAATTTGATTACAAAGTTAATTATTGAAAGTGAGGATATATAA
- a CDS encoding thiamine phosphate synthase: MCREEIFQNVIAVSNRKLCTRPFPEQIEIVCRHRPQSLILREKDLNESEYGKLGQEVKEICKKYQVTCIYHTFYEEAKKAGVRNIHLPLWKLEELNEEDGQRDFDLIGASIHSVEEAKKAEKLGATYLTAGHIYETGCKPDLPPRGLNFLKEVCQVVDIPVYAIGGIRLEKQQIAEIQKAGARGACIMSELMKIS; this comes from the coding sequence ATGTGTAGAGAAGAAATATTTCAGAATGTAATTGCAGTGTCAAATCGAAAGCTGTGTACTCGCCCTTTTCCGGAGCAGATAGAAATTGTATGCAGACATAGACCGCAATCATTGATTTTACGGGAAAAAGATTTAAATGAAAGTGAATATGGAAAATTAGGACAAGAGGTAAAAGAAATCTGCAAAAAATATCAGGTAACTTGTATTTATCATACCTTTTATGAGGAAGCTAAAAAGGCAGGAGTCAGAAATATTCATTTGCCCTTGTGGAAATTAGAAGAGCTGAATGAAGAGGATGGACAAAGAGACTTTGACCTTATCGGAGCATCCATACATTCGGTGGAAGAGGCGAAAAAAGCAGAAAAGCTGGGCGCAACCTATCTTACGGCAGGGCATATTTATGAGACAGGCTGTAAGCCGGATTTACCGCCCAGAGGCCTGAACTTTTTAAAAGAGGTGTGTCAGGTTGTGGATATACCTGTTTATGCTATTGGAGGAATACGGCTGGAGAAACAGCAGATTGCTGAAATTCAGAAGGCAGGAGCAAGAGGGGCCTGTATTATGTCGGAGCTTATGAAGATTTCTTAA
- the thiS gene encoding sulfur carrier protein ThiS: protein MIYLNGKPEDIPEGISLAELVRERQYCLDYIAAELNGEIVPKQQYKDTILRSKDKLEIVSFVGGG from the coding sequence ATGATTTATTTAAATGGAAAACCGGAAGATATTCCGGAGGGGATTTCTCTTGCAGAACTTGTAAGGGAACGCCAATATTGTTTGGATTATATTGCGGCAGAATTAAATGGAGAAATTGTGCCCAAACAGCAATATAAGGATACAATTCTTCGCAGTAAAGATAAACTTGAAATTGTGAGCTTTGTGGGAGGGGGCTGA
- a CDS encoding glycerate kinase — MKFVLIPDSFKGTLSSVQICKITAEKIREHFPDSEITEIPVADGGEGSVDAFLFALGGEKVNVKVKNPYFEDMDSYFGLLDEGKTAVVEMASCAGLPLVEKRKNPKLATTYGVGQLMVEAAKRGVEKIIVGLGGSATNDGGCGAAAAAGVKFYNKEGKEFIPTGGTVIDIERIDLSGMNEVFKNIELIAMCDIDNPMYGPFGASYVFAPQKGADAECVEELDEGMKNLSRVITRTIGKDIGEMPGTGAAGAMGAGMVAFFNAKLQMGIQTVLDTVKFDEKIADADYIFTGEGKLDSQSLRGKVVMGIAKRAQEQEKKVIAVVGGAEDKNIKEAYCMGVTAVFPINRLPQDFSVSRQYSVENLSCTVDNILRLLK, encoded by the coding sequence ATGAAGTTTGTATTAATTCCGGATTCTTTTAAAGGAACATTAAGCTCTGTTCAGATTTGTAAAATTACCGCTGAAAAAATAAGAGAGCATTTTCCTGACAGTGAAATTACGGAAATTCCTGTGGCAGACGGAGGAGAAGGCTCGGTAGACGCATTTCTTTTCGCTTTAGGAGGAGAGAAGGTAAATGTAAAGGTGAAAAATCCATATTTTGAAGATATGGACAGCTATTTTGGATTGCTTGACGAAGGGAAAACGGCAGTCGTGGAAATGGCGTCCTGCGCAGGGCTGCCATTGGTAGAAAAGCGAAAAAATCCTAAGCTGGCTACAACCTACGGAGTAGGACAGTTAATGGTGGAAGCTGCAAAAAGAGGAGTCGAGAAAATTATTGTAGGCTTAGGGGGCTCTGCTACCAATGACGGAGGATGCGGAGCAGCCGCAGCAGCAGGCGTAAAGTTTTATAACAAAGAAGGAAAGGAATTTATTCCCACAGGCGGAACGGTTATTGACATAGAGCGTATTGATTTATCGGGAATGAATGAGGTCTTTAAAAATATTGAGCTGATAGCCATGTGTGATATTGACAATCCTATGTATGGACCTTTTGGCGCTTCTTATGTTTTTGCTCCGCAAAAAGGGGCAGATGCAGAATGTGTAGAGGAGTTGGATGAAGGAATGAAAAATTTAAGCAGAGTTATCACAAGAACTATCGGAAAAGATATCGGTGAAATGCCGGGAACCGGTGCAGCGGGTGCAATGGGGGCAGGTATGGTAGCCTTTTTCAATGCGAAGCTTCAGATGGGAATACAGACAGTGCTGGATACCGTTAAATTTGATGAGAAAATTGCCGATGCGGACTATATTTTTACAGGAGAGGGAAAGCTGGACTCTCAGAGTCTGAGAGGCAAGGTTGTTATGGGGATTGCCAAAAGAGCGCAGGAGCAGGAGAAAAAAGTGATTGCCGTTGTAGGAGGAGCAGAAGATAAGAATATAAAAGAAGCGTATTGCATGGGCGTCACAGCAGTATTTCCTATTAACAGGCTTCCGCAGGATTTTTCAGTCAGCAGACAGTACAGTGTTGAAAATTTAAGTTGTACTGTGGATAATATTTTGCGATTGCTGAAATAG
- a CDS encoding MerR family transcriptional regulator, producing the protein MNKKMYFSTGEFAKLAGVSKHTLFYYDEIGLFSPEIKNRENGYRYYSAAQLEVLDVIYVLRELDMTLEEIQEYMQNRTPEQFLQLFRHEEQIISDRIKHLKSVKNWITEKSKLIHQNLQKDLDEITIRQEPQRYLVERSVKENDDRAWAKAIGKLWDYCMEHGIKSAYPIGYRQEKEDIEQGVFDNYHVFYQMLDTKPKKIGYSIREAGNYLCAYHKGSWKNVGETYSRMLQYAKEHELILGGYFYEDGVLDSLTVQEEKDYVCRISCQVEKMK; encoded by the coding sequence ATGAATAAGAAAATGTATTTCAGTACAGGAGAATTTGCCAAGCTGGCAGGAGTATCTAAGCACACGCTGTTTTATTACGATGAAATTGGATTGTTTTCTCCTGAAATTAAGAATAGAGAAAATGGTTATCGTTATTATTCAGCAGCGCAGTTAGAGGTTTTGGACGTGATTTATGTATTACGTGAGCTGGATATGACACTGGAAGAAATTCAGGAGTATATGCAGAACCGCACACCGGAACAGTTTTTACAGCTTTTCCGGCATGAAGAGCAGATAATCAGTGACCGCATCAAACATTTAAAATCAGTAAAAAACTGGATTACAGAAAAGAGTAAACTGATACACCAAAATTTACAGAAAGATTTAGATGAAATTACCATCCGTCAAGAACCACAGCGTTATTTAGTAGAGAGAAGTGTTAAGGAAAATGATGACAGAGCATGGGCAAAAGCCATTGGTAAGCTATGGGATTATTGTATGGAGCATGGGATAAAAAGTGCTTATCCCATAGGTTATCGTCAGGAAAAAGAAGATATCGAGCAGGGCGTTTTTGATAATTACCATGTTTTTTATCAAATGCTGGATACAAAGCCAAAGAAGATAGGGTATAGCATTCGAGAAGCCGGGAATTATTTGTGTGCTTATCATAAAGGAAGTTGGAAAAATGTTGGGGAGACATACTCCAGAATGTTGCAATATGCTAAGGAACATGAATTGATATTAGGTGGATATTTTTACGAGGACGGTGTATTGGACAGCTTGACTGTGCAGGAAGAAAAAGATTATGTGTGCAGGATAAGCTGTCAGGTAGAGAAAATGAAATAG
- a CDS encoding sigma-54-dependent transcriptional regulator encodes MSKKIRILGIAPYEGLKQLMEEYACQRKDLDFVSLLGSMEEGAALAKEYYSDFDIIISRANTADLIKKSVPIPVIDLGIGYYDILRCLKTAEATHTKFALLGHPSLTKAAQTLRSLLKAEFPVFSISDTATALHTLHTLSAQNYQTVICDTVAYEAARKAGLTPILLTSSAESLETAVNHALYLWEISQKSVVTLSMLKETLKTGFGDYLLLNENGTLLYSTLQGNFLQAIQTQLQKEVPSCLSKERRSFFITAANKLYAVSSRFVDTAPESYLIFCLTPSKLPVNHSKYGISILNREDTQNTLTTSICNTGSHAKKLRKDAKSMKKFSPNLMLTGEYGTEEDCLAYLYYIDSKLHNHPLYKINCDLLNEKNWNFLINSFHSPFTDNDNTIYISNLQKLSAEKQKWLLSVILDTNAHVRNRFIFSCCKEYKKPAPAVALEYANALDCIVIPVAPLREQKTDLPSMCALYINTLNEAFGKQLIALDDDAICALTEYDYPGNHAQLKRILKQAVIKTNSLYLSNSVIQDILVQERQLFPARIDTASSSCIQLDCNLSLDEINRCVIQQVLKNCNGNQSVAARKLGISRTTLWRSLNRG; translated from the coding sequence ATGAGCAAAAAAATCAGGATTTTAGGAATTGCACCTTATGAAGGTTTAAAACAATTAATGGAAGAATATGCTTGTCAACGAAAAGATTTGGATTTTGTTTCTCTCCTTGGAAGCATGGAAGAAGGCGCTGCTCTTGCCAAAGAATATTATTCCGATTTTGATATTATTATATCTCGGGCAAATACTGCCGACTTAATCAAAAAAAGCGTTCCCATCCCAGTCATCGACCTTGGTATTGGCTACTATGATATTCTGCGTTGCTTAAAAACAGCAGAGGCTACCCACACAAAATTTGCTTTGCTGGGGCATCCCTCTCTTACAAAAGCCGCTCAGACTCTGCGTTCTCTTTTAAAAGCAGAATTTCCTGTTTTTTCAATATCTGACACTGCAACGGCGCTTCATACTCTGCATACGCTTTCTGCTCAGAATTATCAAACCGTCATTTGCGATACGGTTGCTTATGAGGCTGCGCGAAAAGCAGGCTTGACTCCTATACTCCTGACATCCAGTGCAGAAAGTCTGGAAACAGCTGTTAATCACGCTCTTTACCTTTGGGAAATCAGCCAAAAGTCTGTCGTTACTTTATCTATGCTGAAGGAAACTTTAAAAACCGGCTTTGGCGATTATCTTCTTCTGAATGAAAACGGCACACTTTTATATTCTACCTTACAGGGAAATTTTCTCCAAGCAATACAAACACAGCTGCAAAAAGAAGTTCCTTCCTGCCTTTCAAAAGAAAGACGTTCTTTCTTTATTACTGCAGCAAATAAGCTGTATGCTGTGTCTTCCCGTTTTGTTGACACTGCCCCTGAGTCTTATCTGATTTTTTGCCTGACTCCTTCCAAGCTTCCTGTAAACCATTCTAAGTACGGCATTAGCATTCTGAATAGAGAAGATACACAGAACACTCTTACAACAAGTATCTGCAATACCGGAAGTCATGCCAAAAAACTGCGAAAAGACGCAAAATCCATGAAAAAATTTTCTCCCAATCTTATGCTGACCGGAGAATACGGTACAGAAGAGGATTGCCTTGCTTATCTCTATTATATAGACAGCAAGCTCCACAATCATCCTCTTTATAAAATCAACTGTGATTTGCTCAATGAAAAAAACTGGAATTTTCTCATCAACAGCTTTCATTCACCTTTCACAGATAATGACAATACTATTTATATTTCCAATTTGCAAAAATTATCAGCAGAGAAACAAAAGTGGTTACTCTCTGTCATTTTAGATACAAATGCTCATGTACGAAACCGTTTCATTTTTTCCTGCTGTAAGGAATACAAAAAGCCGGCTCCCGCTGTTGCCCTAGAGTATGCCAACGCCCTAGATTGTATTGTCATTCCTGTCGCACCTTTGCGTGAGCAAAAGACAGACCTTCCTTCTATGTGTGCCTTATACATAAATACACTAAATGAAGCTTTCGGAAAACAGCTGATTGCTCTGGATGATGATGCGATATGCGCATTAACAGAATATGATTATCCCGGAAATCATGCCCAGCTTAAACGAATTTTAAAGCAAGCCGTGATAAAGACAAATTCTCTTTATTTGTCAAATTCTGTAATACAAGATATTCTGGTACAGGAAAGACAGCTTTTCCCTGCCCGTATTGATACTGCATCTTCATCCTGTATACAACTGGATTGTAATCTGTCGTTAGATGAAATAAATCGCTGTGTTATCCAACAGGTATTAAAAAATTGCAACGGAAATCAGTCTGTGGCAGCCCGCAAGTTAGGCATCAGCAGAACTACCCTGTGGCGCAGTCTAAATCGTGGTTGA
- a CDS encoding Rpn family recombination-promoting nuclease/putative transposase, giving the protein MNTLLKNLTIKNNFMFAAVMSDEENCKGFLERALSMKVDHVEISTEKNIVYHPEYKGVRLDVYAKDENNTRYNIEMQVLKQPALGRRSRYYQSQMDMELLLKGCEYAELPDSYVIFLCDFDPFGKGKYRYTFWTACEETEKASLKDGRCIMFLNTRGENAEEVPKELVSFLKFVHADLKESQKDFQDDYVRQVQKSVTHIRESREMEERFMLLELLLKDERREGREEGRKTGQLEEAQGMLQMALNRFGELPENLLKTLHQQQDIEVIRNWMQIALKSQSLDDFISKM; this is encoded by the coding sequence ATGAATACCTTATTAAAAAATCTTACAATCAAAAACAATTTTATGTTTGCAGCAGTGATGTCAGATGAAGAAAACTGCAAAGGCTTTTTAGAACGTGCTCTTTCCATGAAAGTGGACCATGTAGAAATCAGTACAGAGAAAAATATTGTCTATCATCCGGAATATAAAGGGGTGCGATTAGACGTCTATGCGAAAGATGAAAATAATACCCGCTATAATATAGAAATGCAGGTGTTAAAACAGCCTGCATTGGGACGCAGAAGTCGTTATTATCAAAGTCAGATGGATATGGAGCTTTTGTTAAAGGGTTGCGAATATGCAGAACTGCCCGACAGTTATGTGATTTTCCTATGTGACTTCGACCCTTTCGGGAAAGGAAAGTATCGTTATACTTTTTGGACAGCTTGTGAGGAAACAGAAAAAGCTTCTCTAAAAGATGGGCGCTGTATTATGTTTTTGAATACTCGTGGAGAAAATGCAGAAGAAGTGCCGAAAGAATTGGTTTCTTTTCTGAAATTCGTGCATGCAGACTTAAAAGAAAGTCAAAAGGACTTTCAGGATGATTATGTAAGACAAGTGCAGAAATCGGTCACCCATATCAGGGAAAGTAGGGAAATGGAGGAGAGATTTATGCTTTTGGAATTATTGTTAAAAGATGAACGCAGAGAAGGTAGAGAAGAAGGCAGGAAAACCGGACAATTAGAGGAAGCGCAAGGAATGCTCCAGATGGCATTAAACAGATTTGGAGAATTGCCGGAAAATCTTCTGAAAACTTTACATCAACAGCAGGATATAGAAGTGATTAGAAATTGGATGCAGATAGCTTTAAAATCTCAATCACTGGATGATTTCATTTCTAAAATGTAA
- a CDS encoding MATE family efflux transporter: MSNSIAKDFKFFSLLRFALPTMVMMIFMSLYSIVDGIFISRLLGTNALSAANIVYPVISIVFAVGIMLSTGGSALIAKKLGEGKEREAREDFSFLTLVSFLFGIAILLIGNIFIEPIVRALGSTDALLPYCVDYLSVSLLLAPAAMLQMMFQTFFVTAGKPLIGLMLTISGGVANMILDYLFMGPFNMGISGAALATGIGELIPAVIGLFYFLFTRHSLYLTKPVVRFQVLKESCFNGSSEMVTNLSTAVVTYLFNITMLKFLGEPGVAAITIVLYGQFLFNALYMGFSMGVAPVISYNHGSQNLPLLKRIFKICIGFISISSILITIMALVSSPVIVEIFTPIGSATYDIAKTGFFLFSINYIFAGINIYSSSMFTAFSDGKVSALISFVRTFVLIVLNILLLPYLIGVNGVWLAVPAAEFMTLFLSVYLFYKKRDVYHYL; encoded by the coding sequence ATGTCAAATTCAATTGCAAAAGATTTTAAATTCTTTTCTCTGCTGCGCTTTGCCTTACCTACTATGGTGATGATGATTTTTATGTCTTTATATTCCATTGTAGACGGCATTTTTATTTCAAGATTGTTAGGAACTAATGCCCTGTCTGCTGCCAATATTGTATATCCCGTTATCAGTATTGTCTTCGCCGTAGGCATCATGCTCTCTACGGGAGGCAGCGCCTTAATTGCAAAAAAATTAGGGGAAGGAAAAGAAAGGGAAGCACGGGAAGACTTTTCTTTCTTAACTCTTGTAAGCTTTCTTTTTGGTATTGCCATCCTGCTTATTGGTAACATTTTTATCGAGCCCATTGTTCGAGCTTTAGGTTCAACAGATGCTCTACTTCCTTATTGTGTAGATTATTTAAGTGTTTCCCTGCTTCTTGCACCTGCTGCCATGCTCCAGATGATGTTTCAGACCTTTTTTGTCACTGCCGGAAAGCCACTTATCGGGCTGATGCTTACCATAAGCGGTGGTGTGGCAAATATGATTTTGGATTATCTCTTTATGGGACCTTTCAATATGGGAATTTCCGGAGCTGCTCTTGCTACGGGAATTGGAGAACTGATACCTGCTGTAATCGGACTTTTTTACTTCCTTTTTACCCGCCATTCGCTCTATCTTACTAAGCCGGTAGTTCGTTTTCAGGTACTAAAAGAAAGCTGTTTTAATGGTTCTTCCGAGATGGTTACAAACCTGTCTACGGCTGTGGTCACTTATCTTTTTAATATCACTATGCTGAAATTTCTGGGCGAGCCAGGGGTTGCGGCAATTACCATTGTGCTGTACGGGCAGTTCCTGTTTAACGCTCTCTACATGGGATTTTCCATGGGAGTTGCACCTGTAATCAGCTATAATCATGGAAGCCAAAATCTGCCTCTTTTAAAACGGATATTTAAAATCTGTATTGGCTTTATCAGTATCTCTTCTATTCTTATTACAATTATGGCGCTTGTGTCCTCACCTGTAATTGTAGAAATTTTTACACCGATTGGTAGTGCCACTTATGATATTGCCAAAACAGGATTTTTCCTTTTCTCTATCAACTACATATTTGCAGGAATAAATATTTACTCATCCTCTATGTTTACTGCATTTTCAGACGGAAAGGTATCTGCGCTGATTTCTTTTGTTCGTACTTTTGTTTTAATTGTACTCAATATTCTGCTTCTCCCATATCTTATTGGAGTAAACGGAGTATGGCTTGCAGTACCGGCAGCAGAATTTATGACTCTGTTTCTTTCTGTTTATTTGTTTTACAAGAAAAGAGATGTTTACCATTATCTCTAA